One window of the Populus trichocarpa isolate Nisqually-1 chromosome 9, P.trichocarpa_v4.1, whole genome shotgun sequence genome contains the following:
- the LOC7469634 gene encoding uncharacterized protein LOC7469634, with product MSRRERGSDSRRHRSGFDREPSPKRSRRDGKPETERVTIDSNLDQKNRRRLQDALPLETPSGPDSAKVESGGVSKETDKKPNEHGEGSKHSSKPTEVPWSRSFFQHDERGNAGQGGRSLGRRSATERRFRDSKDDRGERTENKAATYDSRQRDEKPRGKGDDKSVWGHDGFLKMEAEPPPPVRKRPAFQEKKIPAETDNPDKATVEPARSNHSHRPLSISERREERDRNPRYVDRPERPAAGNREVKKSDLASRERFGGDGGGNYRGRERFSDRQSYRPSGTRGEKWKHDLFDDADRSPTKKNEEDQIAKIEALLAS from the exons ATGTCTCGTCGAGAGCGCGGTTCTGACTCTAGGCGACACCGTTCTGGCTTCGACAGAGAACCCAG TCCTAAGAGGTCAAGGAGAGATGGAAAACCAGAGACAGAGAGAGTAACAATTGACTCTAATTTAGATCAAAAGAACCGGCGCCGGTTGCAAGATGCATTGCCTCTTGAGACCCCGTCTGGTCCGGATTCTGCCAAGGTGGAGTCTGGTGGTGTGAGCAAAGAAACagacaagaaaccaaatgaacACGGTGAAGGAAGCAAGCATTCTTCTAAGCCAACTGAAGTGCCTTGGTCTCGGTccttttttcag CATGATGAACGTGGTAATGCTGGGCAAGGTGGTCGAAGCTTGGGCCGGAGATCTGCTACTG AGCGCCGATTTAGGGATTCAAAGGATGATCGGGGTGAAAGGACAGAAAACAAGGCAGCAACTTATGATTCGCGGCAAAGAGATGAGAAGCCACGAGGTAAGGGGGATGACAAAAGTGTATGGGGCCATGATGGTTTCTTGAAAATGGAGGCTGAGCCGCCACCACCTGTGCGGAAAAGACCTGCATTTCAGGAGAAGAAAATCCCAGCGGAGACTGACAATCCTGACAAAGCAACTGTGGAACCTGCAAGGTCAAACCATTCTCATCGTCCTTTGTCGATTAGTGAAAGGAGGGAGGAAAGAGACCGTAACCCTCGCTATGTAGACAGACCCGAGAGGCCTGCTGCAGGAAATAGAGAAGTGAAGAAGAGTGACCTTGCATCAAGAGAAAGAtttggtggtgatggtggtggaaATTACAGGGGAAGAGAGAGATTCAGCGACAGACAAAGTTATCGCCCAAGTGGTACGCGAGGAGAGAAATGGAAGCATGATTTGTTTGACGACGCTGATAGGAGTCCAACCAAGAAGAACGAAGAGGATCAAATTGCAAAGATTGAAGCACTCTTGGCATCATAG
- the LOC7478737 gene encoding uncharacterized protein LOC7478737, with protein MKAKRFHYPGCDIIDDYGDDQFEITGPKKLEAYLEKVLSKKRRFAGKELLPPIVEALNNELELKFVENNLFTVLGFCLQFIIKGPSTERQLALNALGLLAMTIDNEDDARELYRSSLAVLSETLNSGTETLKILDSLAMITFFCANYSNETEEPMKIIWTFLDADSDNEVARKHSSAVLAAAISAWSFLLTTMETWRLNEEHWQGAISYFTNVLEEGDESVHVAAAEALALIFEIDCLKKFSTLVDCSLCEEDRTLMEDLLKEELKNTIAEKLKARDEDSARQGTIANLDVLNYFENGTAPEDVTIGEDGLELHTWSQILRVNFLKNLLGEDRVEKHSMEKEYLHYIFSVRPTTFNSSNVELYIPIREEATVRYFYKTAMSPNSFIAKKRTQLRNKQRLISEEDKVSHFLDNDDGIQLA; from the exons ATGAAGGCAAAAAGATTTCATTACCCAG GTTGTGACATTATAGATGATTATGGTGATGATCAGTTTGAGATTACCGGCCCTAAGAAACTGGAAGCATATTTGGAAAAAGTTCTATCTAAAAAGAG GAGATTTGCCGGAAAGGAATTACTACCGCCTATCGTTGAGGCCTTAAACAATGAGTTGGAGCTCAAGTTTGTGGAAAATAA CTTGTTTACAGTATTGGGTTTTTGCCTACAATTCATAATAAAAGGGCCTTCCACGGAGCGACAGCTTGCATTAAATGCACTTG gTTTGTTGGCAATGACCATTGACAACGAGGATGATGCCCGTGAATTATATAGAAGCTCCCTAGCTGTTCTTTCTGAGACTCTAAATTCTGGGACTGAGACCTTGAAG ATACTGGATTCCTTAGCTATGATCACATTTTTCTGTGCAAATTATTCAAACGAGACGGAAGAACCAATGAAAATTATTTGGACATTCTTGGATGCTGACTCTGATAAT GAAGTTGCAAGGAAACATTCATCAGCTGTTCTAGCTGCAGCAATTTCTGCCTGGTCTTTTCTGCTCACAACCATGGAGACATGGAGACTCAACGAAGAACATTGGCAAGG AGCAATTTCTTATTTTACCAATGTACTAGAGGAAGGTGATGAATCTGTGCATGTAGCAGCTGCTGAAGCTTTAGCCCTGATATTCGAAATTGATTGCCTCAAGAAGTTCTCTACTCTGGTGGATTGCTCACTCTGTGAAGAGGATAGAACCCTGATGGAAGATTTACTTAAAGAAGAACTGAAGAATACTATTGCAGAGAAACTGAAAGCAAGGGATGAAGACTCTGCTAGACAAGGCACCATTGCAAATTTAGATGTGCTGAACTATTTCGAG AATGGTACTGCCCCAGAAGATGTTACTATCGGTGAAGATGGACTAGAGTTACATACATGGTCTCAAATACTAAGG GTGAATTTTTTGAAGAATCTTCTAGGAGAAGATCGAGTGGAGAAACACAGCATG GAAAAAGAATATCTCCATTACATTTTCTCTGTGAGACCAAcaacttttaattcttcaaATGTTGAACTCTACATACCAATCAGGGAAGAG GCCACTGTtcgatatttttataaaacagcCATGTCTCCAAATTCTTTCATCGCCAAAAAAAGGACTCAGCTACGGAACAAGCAGCGCTTAATATCAGAG GAGGACAAGGTCAGTCATTTCTTGGACAATGATGACGGGATTCAATTGGCTTGA
- the LOC18102085 gene encoding probable beta-D-xylosidase 5 — MKKQLFLGLLLSLLLIFSCFAQYFSRDKNIPEMSQFPFCDASLSHENRTKDFISRLTLQEKVQQLGNHAAGVSRLGVPAYKWWSEALHGMASVGYGMGQVVSNEARTMYNVGLAGLTYRSPTIDVFCDPRRDRGQETPGEDPLVVSKYVDNYHYTAYDLDKWKGVDRFHFDTKVTKKDLVGTFQPLFRSCVEEGHVSSVMCSYNRVNGTPTCADSDLLKGVIKGQRLNMNCGDFLPRYTENAVKLNKIEESIIDRALIYSYIVPMRLGYFDGDPQFHPFGNLGPSDVCSEEHQKLALNVAKQGIVLLDNNEALPLSKNATKYLAVIGPNGLHKYISSVTYEARCPFINCTGESLIGAATKAATTSDVVVLVVGLDQSIKQKDLDRENLIEVFNATNGKVILVIMSASPIDISFAKNESKIGGILCVGYPDQAGGDVVAQVIFGDHDDPAGGSSFTWYPKEYSDQVNMRANSTDDFPGKTYSYSTFSEFVISAPSALPVPLKFFSQTKQHSLVYSSKQDPKPNGQAIDIYSVNCTNLQLGLVIGMRNNGTSRGNKSMK; from the exons atgaaaaaacaacttttcttAGGACTTCTTCTCTCATTGCTCCTAATATTTTCTTGTTTCGCTCAATATTTTTCCCGTGACAAGAACATTCCTGAAATGAGCCAATTTCCATTCTGTGACGCATCCCTATCTCATGAGAACAGAACCAAGGATTTTATCTCTCGCTTGACATTACAAGAAAAGGTGCAACAACTAGGAAATCATGCAGCTGGAGTTTCCCGGCTTGGTGTCCCTGCTTACAAATGGTGGTCCGAGGCACTTCATGGCATGGCAAGTGTCGGTTATGGT ATGGGACAAGTGGTGTCAAATGAGGCCCGAACCATGTATAATGTGGGTTTAGCCGGGTTGACATATAGGAGTCCCACTATTGATGTGTTTTGTGACCCAAGGAGGGATCGAGGCCAGGAGACACCAGGAGAGGATCCTTTGGTGGTGTCAAAATATGTTGACAATTAT CATTATACTGCTTATGATCTTGACAAATGGAAAGGTGTAGATCGATTTCACTTTGATACCAAG gtGACAAAGAAGGATCTAGTGGGCACTTTTCAACCACTATTTAGAAGTTGTGTAGAGGAGGGTCATGTGAGTAGTGTGATGTGTTCATATAACAGGGTTAATGGTACTCCTACTTGTGCTGATTCAGACCTGCTCAAAGGGGTTATCAAAGGACAAC GATTAAACATGAATTGTGGAGATTTTTTGCCAAGGTATACAGAGAATGCAGTCAAGttaaacaaaattgaagaatCTATTATAGACCGAGCCTTGATCTACAGTTATATAGTCCCCATGAGACTTGGTTACTTTGACGGGGATCCACAATTTCACCCATTTGGAAATCTTGGACCATCAGATGTGTGCAGTGAAGAACATCAAAAGCTTGCACTTAATGTTGCAAAGCAAGGGATAGTCTTGCTAGACAATAATGAAGCTCTTCCTTTGTCTAAAAATGCCACAAAATACTTGGCTGTTATCGGACCAAATG GACTGCATAAGTATATCTCATCTGTTACATATGAAGCCAGGTGTCCATTCATAAATTGCACCGGTGAATCGCTTATTGGCGCAGCAACTAAGGCTGCTACTACATCAGATGTGGTGGTATTGGTGGTGGGACTTGATCAATCTATTAAGCAAAAGGACTTGGATAGGGAGAACTTGAT AGAAGTATTTAATGCAACAAACGGAAAGGTGATCCTTGTTATAATGTCCGCTAGTCCTATCGATATCTCTTTTGCCAAGAATGAGAGCAAGATTGGAGGGATTTTGTGCGTAGGCTATCCTGATCAAGCTGGAGGAGACGTTGTCGCTCAGGTCATATTTGGAGACCATGATGATCCTG CTGGAGGGTCCTCTTTTACATGGTATCCAAAAGAGTACTCTGATCAAGTGAACATGAGAGCTAATTCAACCGATGACTTCCCTGGAAAAACCTACAG CTACTCAACTTTCTCAGAGTTTGTTATTTCCGCTCCTTCTGCCTTACCAGTCCCATTGAAATTCTTCTCTCAGACCAAGCAGCATTCTCTAGTTTATTCCTCCAAACAAGACCCTAAACCTAATGGCCAAGCAATTGATATTTATAGTGTAAATTGCACCAATCTGCAACTTGGTCTAGTCATTGGCATGAGAAACAATGGGACCAGCAGAGGTAACAAGTCCATGAAATAA